A single window of Rubripirellula lacrimiformis DNA harbors:
- the sufB gene encoding Fe-S cluster assembly protein SufB, producing the protein MATDITESEADQVGEINKYNFRTETTGVFKAKKGLNKEVVHQISDIKNEPDWMRKFRLDSLKIFEERPMPTWGGSIDIDFQDIFYYLKPTAGQGKTWDDVPQEIKDTFDKLGIPEAEKKFLSGVKAQFESEVIYGSLEEDLAKQGVIFTDTDTAVREHPELLREYFGKIIPPNDNKFAALNSAVWSGGSFIYVPKGVHIDFPLQAYFRINAESMGQFERTLIIVDEGASVHYVEGCTAPMYSTESLHSAVVEVVAKRNSRCRYTTIQNWANNIYNLVTKRAYAYGDATMEWVDGNLGSKLTMKYPAVHMMEPGARGEILSIAFSSAGQHQDAGAKLVHAAPNTTGQIISKSISKNGGRSSYRGLVKVEPGAHNSKNNVVCDALILDPESRSDTYPYIEIAEQDVQIGHEASVSRIGEEQMFYLLSRGLTEQEASTMIVNGFIEPLVKELPMEYAIEMNRLIQLQMEGSVG; encoded by the coding sequence ATGGCTACGGACATTACCGAATCAGAAGCCGACCAAGTCGGTGAAATCAACAAGTACAACTTCCGCACCGAAACCACCGGTGTTTTCAAAGCCAAGAAAGGCTTGAACAAGGAAGTCGTGCACCAGATTTCGGATATCAAAAACGAACCGGACTGGATGCGTAAGTTCCGACTCGATTCGCTGAAGATCTTTGAAGAACGTCCGATGCCCACCTGGGGCGGATCGATCGACATCGATTTCCAAGACATCTTCTATTACCTGAAACCGACCGCCGGACAGGGCAAGACCTGGGACGACGTTCCTCAGGAAATCAAAGACACGTTCGACAAGCTGGGAATTCCCGAAGCCGAGAAGAAATTCCTCTCCGGCGTGAAGGCTCAGTTCGAAAGCGAAGTGATCTACGGTTCGCTCGAAGAAGACTTGGCCAAACAGGGCGTTATCTTTACCGATACCGACACCGCCGTTCGGGAACACCCTGAATTGCTGCGTGAATACTTCGGCAAGATCATCCCGCCAAACGACAACAAGTTTGCGGCTCTGAACAGCGCCGTATGGTCGGGTGGATCGTTCATCTATGTGCCCAAGGGCGTTCACATTGATTTCCCACTGCAAGCATATTTCCGCATCAACGCGGAAAGCATGGGACAGTTCGAACGCACATTGATCATCGTCGATGAAGGTGCCAGCGTTCACTACGTCGAAGGCTGCACCGCCCCGATGTATTCGACCGAAAGTCTGCACAGTGCGGTCGTCGAAGTCGTCGCCAAACGCAATTCGCGTTGCCGCTACACGACGATCCAAAACTGGGCCAACAACATCTACAACCTGGTCACCAAGCGTGCCTATGCGTACGGCGACGCGACCATGGAATGGGTGGACGGCAACCTGGGCAGCAAGCTGACCATGAAGTACCCAGCGGTCCACATGATGGAACCGGGCGCCCGTGGCGAGATCCTGTCGATCGCGTTTTCTAGCGCCGGGCAACACCAAGACGCTGGCGCCAAACTGGTTCACGCGGCCCCCAACACGACGGGCCAAATCATCAGTAAGAGCATCAGCAAGAACGGTGGCCGCAGCAGCTATCGCGGGTTGGTCAAGGTCGAACCGGGTGCTCACAACAGCAAGAACAACGTCGTTTGCGACGCTCTGATTCTGGATCCGGAAAGCCGCAGCGATACGTACCCGTACATCGAAATCGCTGAACAAGACGTTCAGATCGGTCACGAAGCGAGCGTTTCGCGAATCGGCGAAGAACAGATGTTCTATCTGCTAAGTCGCGGGCTGACCGAACAGGAAGCCAGCACGATGATCGTCAACGGTTTCATCGAACCACTGGTGAAAGAGTTGCCGATGGAATACGCCATCGAAATGAATCGACTGATTCAACTGCAAAT
- the sufC gene encoding Fe-S cluster assembly ATPase SufC: MTHVLKIENLQVSVGDKPILRGVNLTINHGETHALMGPNGSGKSTLGLAIMGHPGYTVTGGSISLDGENVLEMAPDERARKGIFMAFQRPMAIPGVKMADFLRHATTNVRRPDRKEGEELIPMREFRKELKDKMAHLQMDVEFARRYVNDGFSGGEMKRAEILQLAMLQPKFAILDETDSGLDADAVRLASESIADIGHKKMGLLIITHHDKLLVHNPPQYTHVMLGGRLVETGGKELAEELHEKGYERIRNAYPDAEAANQEMLAEETAV; encoded by the coding sequence ATGACACACGTTTTGAAAATCGAAAACCTGCAAGTTTCAGTCGGCGACAAGCCCATCCTTCGCGGCGTCAACCTGACGATCAATCACGGCGAAACACACGCTTTGATGGGCCCCAACGGTAGCGGCAAAAGCACGCTTGGTTTGGCCATCATGGGACACCCAGGCTACACCGTGACCGGTGGATCGATTTCGTTGGACGGTGAAAACGTCTTGGAAATGGCACCTGACGAACGAGCCCGCAAGGGAATCTTCATGGCCTTCCAACGCCCGATGGCGATCCCTGGCGTCAAGATGGCTGACTTCCTTCGTCATGCCACCACGAACGTACGCCGCCCGGACCGCAAAGAAGGCGAAGAACTGATTCCGATGCGGGAATTCCGCAAGGAACTGAAGGACAAGATGGCTCACCTGCAAATGGACGTCGAGTTCGCTCGTCGCTATGTCAACGACGGCTTCTCGGGTGGCGAAATGAAGCGAGCCGAGATCCTGCAATTGGCAATGCTGCAGCCAAAGTTTGCGATCTTGGACGAAACCGACAGCGGCCTGGACGCCGACGCGGTCCGATTGGCTAGCGAGTCGATTGCAGACATCGGCCATAAAAAAATGGGCCTACTGATCATCACTCACCACGACAAGTTGTTGGTCCACAACCCGCCACAGTACACCCACGTGATGTTGGGCGGACGGTTGGTCGAAACCGGTGGCAAAGAACTGGCCGAAGAACTGCACGAAAAGGGCTACGAGCGAATTCGCAATGCGTACCCGGACGCCGAAGCCGCCAACCAAGAAATGTTGGCCGAAGAAACCGCCGTCTAA
- a CDS encoding helix-turn-helix transcriptional regulator yields the protein MSHSAPLTEELRTVDRKLLLAMRGGDAIGVGELTDILGVTATAIRQRIERLLELGLIDREKLVAGRGRPTYKYFLTVAGHSAAGANPVELADSMWREILLIEDQPVRRQVLSGVASRLGKKFAAEMGTDGDTNESLESRITRLSEVMTARHMVTVVTQTGELPVLDIGACPYPSLTGTTDDRAMCRLEEEMISEALGTPVHLSSCRLDGDSCCQFSAAGSQSDTAESSAATDKA from the coding sequence ATGTCTCACTCCGCTCCACTGACCGAAGAACTGCGAACAGTCGATCGCAAGTTGCTGCTGGCGATGCGGGGTGGCGACGCGATTGGCGTTGGTGAACTGACGGATATCCTGGGCGTGACGGCGACAGCGATCCGGCAACGGATCGAGCGATTGTTGGAATTGGGCCTGATCGATCGCGAAAAATTGGTCGCTGGCCGGGGACGCCCTACGTACAAGTATTTCCTAACGGTCGCCGGGCATAGTGCGGCGGGTGCGAACCCGGTCGAACTGGCCGATTCGATGTGGCGGGAAATCCTGTTGATCGAAGACCAACCGGTTCGTCGTCAAGTTCTAAGCGGTGTAGCGTCGCGGTTGGGCAAGAAATTTGCCGCCGAGATGGGCACCGATGGTGACACGAACGAATCGCTGGAAAGTCGCATCACCCGACTTTCCGAGGTCATGACCGCTCGCCACATGGTGACGGTGGTTACCCAGACCGGTGAATTGCCGGTTCTGGATATCGGGGCCTGCCCGTATCCGTCGTTGACTGGCACGACGGACGATCGAGCGATGTGTCGATTAGAAGAAGAGATGATCTCCGAAGCGCTCGGAACGCCGGTTCATCTAAGCAGTTGCCGACTCGACGGTGACTCGTGCTGTCAGTTCTCGGCCGCGGGGTCCCAATCGGATACCGCAGAGTCCAGTGCAGCGACTGACAAAGCCTAA
- a CDS encoding glucose 1-dehydrogenase: protein MKAVAVTPGTPHSVHLTDIEKPTLDQVDDGLGVLVKVLKVGVDATDREINDALYGNAPTGDKHLVIGHESFGIVEAVGPNVKRVKPGDFVTATVRRPGGSIYDLIGTNDMTSEETYYERGINLRHGFLTEYFVDEEEYIVRVPAGLKHLHVLMEPMSCAAKAIHQAYEAQRRMKVWRPKLAYVQGAGQIGLLATLVLKLQGLEVFTIARGEGPNLKSEIVEGMEATYVSTKQTPLADLVKQTGKPDLIVDATGSSRLAFEAMEHVGHNGVVVWTGITGGDKKTEIPSDNINLDWVLGNKLLLGSVNANRTHFESGIRDLALGDMMYPGVLAKILTNPVDGLDNYAEMMRLLVEDDDALKVFVNVADE from the coding sequence ATGAAAGCTGTCGCTGTTACCCCCGGAACCCCCCACAGCGTCCACCTGACCGATATCGAAAAGCCGACTCTTGATCAGGTCGACGATGGTTTGGGTGTGTTGGTGAAAGTGTTGAAGGTTGGTGTGGATGCTACGGATCGCGAAATCAATGACGCGCTGTACGGCAACGCGCCGACCGGCGACAAGCATTTGGTGATCGGTCACGAGAGTTTCGGGATCGTCGAAGCGGTCGGTCCAAACGTCAAGCGAGTCAAACCGGGTGACTTTGTCACCGCGACGGTGCGTCGTCCGGGTGGATCGATCTATGACCTGATCGGCACCAACGACATGACCAGCGAAGAAACCTATTACGAGCGCGGGATCAATCTTCGCCACGGTTTTTTGACGGAGTACTTTGTCGACGAAGAAGAGTACATCGTCCGAGTTCCTGCGGGCCTGAAGCACTTGCACGTGCTGATGGAACCGATGAGCTGTGCTGCCAAGGCGATTCATCAGGCTTACGAAGCCCAACGTCGAATGAAGGTTTGGCGTCCCAAGTTGGCCTACGTCCAAGGGGCGGGCCAGATTGGTTTGCTGGCGACGTTGGTGCTGAAACTTCAAGGACTCGAAGTCTTCACGATCGCCCGCGGCGAAGGACCCAACCTAAAGTCCGAGATCGTCGAAGGAATGGAAGCGACCTACGTCAGTACCAAGCAGACGCCTCTTGCGGATCTGGTCAAACAGACTGGCAAACCAGACTTGATCGTCGACGCGACCGGCAGCAGCCGATTGGCGTTCGAAGCGATGGAGCACGTCGGACACAATGGCGTGGTGGTCTGGACGGGAATCACCGGCGGCGACAAGAAGACCGAGATCCCATCGGACAACATCAACTTGGATTGGGTGCTTGGCAATAAGTTGTTGCTAGGAAGTGTGAACGCGAACCGAACACACTTCGAAAGCGGCATCCGTGACCTAGCACTGGGCGACATGATGTACCCCGGCGTGTTGGCCAAAATCCTGACCAACCCGGTCGATGGGTTAGACAACTACGCCGAAATGATGCGTCTGTTGGTCGAAGACGATGACGCACTAAAAGTGTTCGTCAACGTCGCCGACGAATAG
- a CDS encoding 3-dehydroquinate synthase — MPDLSKNNDRSFAVPFVHRLRVTNDVAGRDFDALQNLLECGEAGPARVLLIGESVLEPIAQRLSSRLAAAPEVDLVTPLTMVDGGEAIKNGESMLRQMLDKINQYGLDRRSYIIAVGGGAMLDAVGFAAAIAHRGIRLIRIPSTVLAQADSGVGVKNAINYFEKKNWIGTFAVPWAVVNDMSILSTLPNRDFHSGFSEAVKVALLKDRSQFLWLCDRAQLIHDRETATTQKAIHQSCLSHLDHITEGGDPFEMLEARPLDFGHWSAHRLEPLTQYSLRHGEAVAIGVAIDCLYSVKKHGFPAADADRVIHCLTTMGMKLWHDSIHPIDRLLQGLEEFRQHLGGRLTITMLKAVGEPINVHEIDSDAMREAIETLASRCS, encoded by the coding sequence ATGCCTGATCTTTCGAAAAATAACGACCGTTCGTTTGCAGTGCCGTTTGTGCATCGCTTGCGAGTGACAAACGACGTGGCTGGCCGCGACTTCGATGCGCTTCAAAACCTGTTGGAGTGTGGCGAAGCCGGACCAGCGCGCGTGCTGCTGATTGGCGAGTCGGTCTTGGAACCGATCGCCCAACGTCTCTCGTCGCGCTTGGCCGCTGCACCGGAGGTCGACTTAGTCACACCGTTGACGATGGTCGATGGCGGCGAAGCGATCAAAAATGGCGAATCGATGCTTCGTCAGATGTTGGACAAGATCAACCAATATGGCCTGGATCGACGCAGCTACATCATCGCCGTCGGTGGCGGAGCGATGTTGGATGCCGTCGGATTCGCCGCCGCAATCGCGCACCGCGGGATTCGTTTGATCCGCATCCCGTCAACCGTCTTGGCTCAAGCCGATTCCGGCGTGGGCGTCAAAAACGCGATCAACTACTTCGAAAAGAAGAACTGGATCGGAACGTTTGCCGTTCCCTGGGCGGTCGTCAACGACATGTCGATTTTGTCGACGCTTCCCAATCGCGATTTCCACAGCGGATTCAGTGAAGCGGTCAAGGTCGCACTGCTGAAAGATCGTAGCCAATTTCTGTGGCTGTGCGATCGCGCCCAACTAATCCATGACCGCGAAACCGCGACCACGCAAAAGGCGATCCATCAATCTTGCTTGTCGCACTTGGACCATATCACCGAAGGCGGCGACCCTTTCGAAATGCTAGAGGCGCGTCCGCTGGATTTCGGCCACTGGTCGGCGCACCGACTAGAACCACTGACTCAATACAGCCTTCGCCATGGCGAAGCGGTCGCGATCGGCGTCGCGATTGACTGCCTGTATTCGGTCAAAAAGCACGGATTCCCGGCGGCCGATGCCGATCGTGTCATCCACTGTTTGACGACGATGGGCATGAAACTTTGGCACGATTCGATCCACCCGATCGATCGACTGCTGCAAGGCCTAGAGGAGTTCCGCCAACACCTGGGCGGCCGTCTGACCATCACGATGCTAAAAGCCGTCGGCGAACCCATCAACGTGCATGAAATCGATTCGGATGCCATGCGAGAAGCGATCGAAACGCTGGCCAGTCGCTGCAGTTGA
- a CDS encoding alpha/beta hydrolase, producing MAAEPERYQHGPDSQPNDSVPHGQVTQHRLDDSTVYPGTRRRYSVYVPDQYDGKTPAALMVFQDGHAFEGTKGDFRLPVVFDNLIAKGDMPVTIAVMVDPGHKGELGPKRGWSPTPSNRSVEYDTVSGDYAEFLLKDLLPIVEKDYRITKNPELRAICGNSSGGICAFSVAWNRPDSFRKVLSHIGSFTDIRGGHDYQAQVRKSDKKPLRILLQDGSGDLDNRYGNWPLANQQLAKSLAFADYDYKFVYGTGGHNGNHGGAIFPDSLRWLWRGWTNETH from the coding sequence ATGGCGGCTGAACCGGAACGCTACCAACACGGCCCCGATTCCCAGCCCAATGATTCGGTTCCGCATGGCCAAGTCACCCAACACAGGCTCGACGACAGCACCGTCTATCCAGGCACTCGTCGACGCTATTCGGTTTACGTGCCGGATCAATACGACGGCAAAACCCCAGCCGCTTTGATGGTGTTCCAGGACGGACACGCGTTCGAAGGGACCAAGGGCGATTTTCGTTTGCCAGTCGTGTTCGACAACCTGATCGCCAAGGGCGACATGCCGGTCACCATCGCGGTGATGGTGGACCCCGGCCACAAAGGAGAACTCGGCCCCAAGCGTGGATGGAGCCCGACCCCGTCGAACCGCAGCGTCGAATACGACACCGTCAGCGGCGACTATGCCGAGTTTCTGTTGAAGGATCTGCTGCCGATCGTCGAAAAAGACTATCGGATCACCAAGAACCCGGAACTGCGTGCCATCTGTGGAAACAGCAGCGGTGGGATCTGTGCGTTTTCAGTCGCGTGGAATCGTCCCGATTCGTTCCGCAAAGTACTTAGCCACATCGGCAGCTTCACCGACATTCGCGGCGGCCACGATTACCAAGCCCAAGTACGTAAGTCCGACAAGAAGCCGCTGCGGATCCTGTTGCAAGACGGTTCCGGAGACCTTGACAATCGTTACGGCAACTGGCCGCTTGCGAATCAACAGTTGGCCAAGTCCCTGGCGTTCGCAGATTACGACTACAAGTTCGTTTATGGTACGGGCGGCCACAACGGCAACCATGGCGGAGCGATCTTTCCCGATTCGCTGCGATGGTTGTGGCGTGGATGGACCAACGAAACGCACTAG
- a CDS encoding aldo/keto reductase, whose translation MQRRRLGGSGLVVSDICMGTMTFGSQCDEKTSHEICDHAWDEGIDFFDAAEIYPVPPQEESFGVTEEIFGRWLKTKPRQAVIVATKVTGPGHGWFTPPVRHGKTALDRRQIVTACEDSLRRLGTDYIDLYQIHWPDHGLPYEEVLGVLTELRDQGKVRVIGCSNETSWGLMKSLWAADAYNVDRYQTVQNNFSLINRRCESELAQVCRREGVSLLPYSPLGGGVLTGKYENGPPPGARFSAYLTDGNERQKKMASRFVNDRTVETTRRLAQIADSIGVSVTALAVAWSRQHDFVASTIIGATSIDQLVESLAAKDLILDSETMDRIDQVDAEIPTPMTEDGLRRL comes from the coding sequence ATGCAGCGACGACGACTTGGCGGCAGCGGTTTGGTGGTATCCGACATCTGCATGGGCACGATGACGTTCGGATCTCAGTGCGACGAAAAGACCAGTCACGAGATTTGCGACCACGCCTGGGACGAGGGGATCGATTTCTTTGACGCCGCAGAAATCTATCCGGTGCCACCCCAAGAAGAATCGTTCGGCGTGACCGAAGAAATTTTCGGGCGGTGGCTGAAAACCAAGCCACGCCAGGCCGTCATTGTCGCGACAAAGGTCACCGGTCCCGGCCACGGTTGGTTCACCCCCCCGGTCCGGCACGGCAAGACCGCACTGGATCGCCGCCAAATCGTCACCGCCTGCGAAGATTCGCTTCGCCGGTTGGGCACGGACTACATCGATCTGTACCAGATCCACTGGCCCGATCATGGCCTGCCCTACGAAGAAGTGTTGGGCGTGCTGACGGAACTTCGTGACCAAGGCAAAGTTCGCGTCATCGGGTGCAGCAACGAAACCAGTTGGGGGCTGATGAAAAGCTTGTGGGCGGCCGATGCCTACAATGTCGATCGATATCAGACGGTTCAGAACAATTTCAGTTTGATCAATCGCCGTTGCGAGAGCGAACTGGCTCAGGTGTGTCGCCGCGAAGGCGTCAGCTTGCTGCCCTATTCGCCACTGGGCGGCGGGGTTTTGACGGGCAAGTACGAAAATGGTCCGCCGCCCGGAGCTCGTTTTTCTGCTTATCTGACGGACGGAAACGAGCGTCAGAAAAAGATGGCTAGCCGGTTTGTGAACGATCGTACGGTGGAAACAACACGGCGACTTGCCCAGATTGCGGATTCGATCGGTGTCTCGGTCACCGCATTGGCAGTGGCTTGGAGTCGCCAACATGACTTCGTCGCATCCACGATCATCGGGGCAACTTCGATCGACCAATTGGTCGAATCGTTGGCCGCCAAGGACCTGATTTTGGATTCCGAGACGATGGATCGTATCGATCAGGTCGATGCGGAGATCCCCACACCGATGACCGAAGACGGGTTACGACGGTTGTAG
- a CDS encoding sulfatase-like hydrolase/transferase, which translates to MNVSIRCLFFLACLQGGLSALAADQPNVLLIMADDIGIEGLGCYGGTSYQTPNLDRMADDGIRFTHAFAQPLCTPTRVQLMTGKYNHRNWRSFGILPPDQTTFGHRMKSAGYATGIFGKWQLQSYDPPDYPSADLRRATGMHPKDAGFDQYALFHSLHTEDKGSRYANPTMLEGLAGSDGELKTYAGRYGTDIWVEQILTFFDQHKGQPTFVYYPMALPHHPFEPTPASPGWDPSLPPPAQDPKFAKDMIQYMDTAVGRLLDGLKQRDLDQSTLVIFYGDNGTHQQVRSSMDDGRVVSGGKGLTTQTGIHVPLIAKWPGHIRPSVSNRIVDASDFVPTLLEVVGATVPDDQQLDGISFKGDLLGAPTVDRPAAFFWYDPRPGWDKDAFTRSVFAVDRGHKLFRDGRLFRLSDLPLQETLIDRDDWNDDDRAAAKRLSLVIAEQMAGVDEPPLVDETGTPVDPAVDPAIDPAIDPAIDPAIDRRR; encoded by the coding sequence ATGAACGTCTCCATTCGCTGCCTTTTCTTTTTGGCATGTTTGCAGGGGGGGCTATCGGCGCTTGCCGCCGACCAACCCAATGTCCTGTTGATCATGGCCGACGACATCGGGATCGAAGGGCTTGGCTGTTACGGCGGAACTTCGTATCAGACGCCAAATTTGGACCGGATGGCTGACGACGGCATTCGTTTCACCCACGCCTTTGCCCAGCCGCTTTGCACACCCACTCGCGTGCAGCTGATGACGGGGAAATACAACCATCGCAATTGGCGATCGTTTGGGATCTTGCCACCGGATCAAACGACGTTCGGTCACCGTATGAAATCAGCCGGCTACGCGACCGGCATCTTTGGGAAGTGGCAGCTGCAATCGTATGACCCGCCCGACTACCCCAGTGCTGACCTGCGGCGTGCCACCGGCATGCATCCCAAGGATGCCGGGTTCGACCAGTACGCATTGTTCCATTCGCTGCACACCGAAGACAAAGGATCTCGCTACGCCAACCCCACGATGCTAGAGGGATTGGCCGGCAGCGATGGCGAATTGAAAACTTATGCCGGCCGTTACGGGACCGACATTTGGGTCGAACAGATTTTGACGTTCTTTGACCAACACAAGGGTCAGCCGACGTTCGTCTATTACCCGATGGCCCTGCCGCATCATCCGTTTGAACCCACGCCTGCGTCGCCAGGTTGGGATCCATCGCTTCCGCCACCGGCCCAGGATCCAAAGTTTGCAAAGGACATGATCCAGTACATGGACACGGCGGTGGGGCGATTGTTGGACGGATTGAAACAACGCGATCTGGACCAGTCCACGCTGGTGATCTTCTATGGCGACAACGGAACTCACCAACAGGTCCGGTCGTCGATGGATGACGGGCGAGTGGTCAGCGGTGGAAAAGGACTGACCACGCAGACCGGTATCCACGTGCCGCTGATCGCGAAGTGGCCCGGACACATCCGCCCCTCGGTCAGCAATCGGATTGTCGATGCATCGGACTTTGTGCCGACCCTATTGGAAGTCGTCGGCGCGACCGTGCCGGATGACCAGCAATTGGACGGCATCAGTTTCAAAGGGGATCTGTTGGGTGCGCCGACGGTGGATCGCCCGGCAGCGTTCTTTTGGTACGACCCGCGTCCGGGCTGGGACAAGGACGCTTTCACACGCAGCGTGTTCGCGGTGGATCGTGGCCACAAGCTGTTTCGCGACGGCCGCCTGTTTCGTCTGTCCGATCTTCCGTTACAGGAAACATTGATCGATCGCGACGATTGGAACGACGACGACCGTGCGGCAGCCAAACGATTAAGCTTGGTCATCGCGGAACAAATGGCTGGTGTCGACGAACCACCGTTGGTGGATGAAACGGGTACCCCCGTCGATCCAGCCGTTGATCCAGCCATTGATCCAGCCATTGATCCAGCCATTGATCCAGCCATTGATCGGCGCCGCTAG
- a CDS encoding polyprenyl synthetase family protein, with protein sequence MDLTSATRINGSIPASCDPQGRSADAPQGSGDSSTGPPRRDSSPSMSARDFFGRLYGPIQDPLSAVEDRILLELQSPYESVGELLRHGTQLGGKRLRPALVLLVGSSLGTVSDDHVVLGTVIEMVHTATLIHDDVLDEAATRRHVATVNAKWSNHTSILLGDYLFAQSYRLAATLSSTTACRWIGEAARLVCEGEMRQVLGRDSLDLDQDTYFDMIRGKTAELCRVACELGAHHSGANDDQIAAFGRYGNAIGIAFQIADDYLDLWGDDETVGKTLGTDIEQGKVTLPMIRLLATASDQDRQRIESILRGPAADRVAAIRPFLANSDAREYTEATAQQFRSEAIRELGFLEKSPAKASLMAIADFSVDRRF encoded by the coding sequence ATGGATCTGACTTCCGCTACCCGCATCAACGGATCGATTCCCGCCTCCTGCGACCCGCAGGGGCGTTCGGCGGACGCGCCCCAGGGATCCGGCGATTCATCGACTGGCCCGCCCCGTCGTGATTCATCGCCAAGCATGTCCGCTCGCGATTTTTTCGGACGACTCTACGGTCCCATCCAGGATCCCTTGTCAGCCGTCGAAGATCGGATTTTGTTGGAACTGCAAAGTCCCTACGAAAGTGTCGGTGAACTGCTTCGCCATGGCACTCAGTTGGGCGGCAAACGGTTGCGACCTGCATTGGTGTTGTTGGTCGGATCCAGTTTGGGAACGGTTTCGGACGATCATGTCGTGCTGGGCACGGTGATCGAAATGGTGCACACCGCGACGTTGATCCACGACGATGTGTTGGATGAAGCCGCAACCCGGCGGCACGTCGCGACGGTCAACGCCAAATGGAGCAATCACACCAGCATCTTGTTGGGCGATTACCTGTTTGCCCAAAGCTATCGATTGGCGGCGACACTGTCGTCCACGACCGCGTGTCGTTGGATCGGCGAAGCTGCGCGATTGGTCTGCGAAGGGGAAATGCGTCAGGTTTTAGGGCGAGATTCGCTGGACCTGGACCAAGACACCTACTTTGACATGATCCGTGGCAAGACGGCTGAACTTTGCCGGGTCGCCTGCGAATTAGGGGCCCACCACAGTGGGGCCAACGACGATCAAATCGCTGCGTTTGGACGCTACGGAAATGCGATTGGAATCGCCTTCCAGATCGCTGATGACTACTTGGATCTGTGGGGTGACGATGAAACGGTCGGCAAGACGCTGGGGACGGATATCGAACAGGGCAAGGTCACGCTGCCCATGATTCGGTTGTTGGCCACCGCATCGGATCAAGACCGACAACGAATCGAATCGATTCTGCGTGGCCCGGCCGCTGACCGGGTTGCCGCGATCCGTCCGTTTTTGGCCAATAGCGACGCCCGAGAGTACACCGAGGCCACGGCCCAGCAGTTTCGATCCGAAGCGATCCGGGAACTTGGATTCCTGGAAAAGTCGCCGGCCAAGGCGTCGTTGATGGCAATTGCTGATTTCAGTGTGGACCGGCGATTCTAG